The proteins below are encoded in one region of Lactuca sativa cultivar Salinas chromosome 3, Lsat_Salinas_v11, whole genome shotgun sequence:
- the LOC111903112 gene encoding uncharacterized protein LOC111903112: MGNCQAAEAATVVIVHPGYKIERIYWSISAREVMNSNPRHYVAQVLRSPVVRSDKGLPVKQLKLLRPDDTLLIGQVYRLISYEDVLKEFAAKKCMKLGKLLMERGVIEPGKKKDNADTISPVPITNSVKGERNNSRRRNGNQSHGGGGGQWKPALNSISEIGN; this comes from the exons ATGGGGAATTGTCAAGCGGCGGAGGCGGCGACGGTGGTGATTGTGCATCCTGGATACAAAATCGAGAGGATTTACTGGTCGATCAGTGCTCGTGAAGTCATGAACTCGAATCCACGTCATTACGTCGCACAAGTCCTTAGGTCGCCGGTAGTGAGATCGGATAAAGGATTGCCGGTGAAGCAACTCAAACTTCTCCGGCCAGATGATACTTTGCTTATCGGCCAAGTTTACCGACTCATTAGCTACGAAG ATGTATTGAAAGAATTTGCAGCTAAAAAATGCATGAAACTGGGGAAGTTATTGATGGAAAGAGGAGTGATTGAGCCAGGGAAGAAGAAGGACAACGCCGATACTATTTCTCCGGTGCCGATTACCAATTCCGTCAAG GGGGAGAGGAATAATAGTAGGAGACGAAATGGAAATCAAAGTCATGGCGGTGGTGGAGGACAATGGAAACCAGCTTTAAACAGTATTTCAGAGATTGGGAATTGA